Proteins co-encoded in one Coregonus clupeaformis isolate EN_2021a chromosome 17, ASM2061545v1, whole genome shotgun sequence genomic window:
- the LOC121586385 gene encoding proteasome subunit beta type-2: protein MEYLIGIQGQDFVLVAADNVAANSIVKMKQDQDKMFKLSDKILLLCVGEAGDTVQFAEYIQKNIQLYKMRNGYELSPTAAANFTRKNLADYLRSRTPYHVNLLLAGFDETDGPGLYYMDHLSALAKAPFAAHGYGAYLTLSILDRYYRPDLTRDEAMDLLKKCIEELNKRFILNLPSFSVRLIDKDGIHDLEKLTPVGAK from the exons ATGGAATATTTGATCGGAATTCAGGGACAAGACTTTGTCCTAGTTGCTGCTGATAATGTTGCAGCCAACAGCATCGTTAAGATGAAACAGG ACCAAGACAAGATGTTCAAGCTGAGTGACAAGATTCTGTTGCTATGTGTGGGAGAGGCAGGAGACACAGTACAGTTTGCGGAGTATATTCAGAAGAATATTCAGCTGTACAAAATGAGGAATG GTTATGAACTCAGTCCAACAGCTGCAGCCAACTTCACACGCAAGAACCTTGCAGACTACCTTCGAAGCAGG ACTCCCTACCATGTGAACCTGTTGCTGGCTGGGTTTGATGAGACAGACGGCCCAGGGCTCTACTACATGGACCACCTGTCTGCTCTTGCCAAAGCCCCCTTCGCTGCCCATGGCTACGGAGCCTACCTCACCCTGTCCATCCTCGACCGCTACTACAGACCAG ATCTGACTCGTGATGAAGCTATGGACCTGCTGAAGAAGTGCATTGAGGAG cTGAACAAGCGCTTCATCCTCAACCTGCCCTCCTTTAGCGTCCGTTTGATTGACAAGGACGGCATCCATGACCTGGAGAAGCTTACCCCTGTGGGCGCCAAGTGA
- the LOC121586384 gene encoding UPF0500 protein C1orf216 homolog isoform X1 has protein sequence MLHQDRPVNPQYGGQGGSFSPLRILSNNSQQQGGKRKQGEKDGNFNFLGQDDDVMTGGDENRNQVRPRNLGPLGRDQPHLPSSSNHYGPGPLSPLSRLPCWSPLEPLPEIESGDDGYGRVPPDGAEEGKMEEEMGRMSDDEKEKQELGGGVMKQGVVVEEEEVEVEDPEEWGDSDSDFEFSYRSSGSLSSLNVESGGEGAGMGGMGGWDRIGVGEPKPDHHQGGNQETPAIPADPLTPSSTRKWDDKMERKRSSKPLRTGNSLLDGGALSDSDTDCGELPELEDAVWTLRDRERFKAQEMEKHQVQLTMYRRLALIRWVRTLQGRVQEQQNRLQSSFDVILDHRKELLRMGAATTATATASQS, from the coding sequence ATGCTCCACCAGGACCGACCAGTAAACCCCCAGTACGGAGGCCAGGGAGGCAGCTTCTCCCCACTGCGGATCCTCAGCAACAACAGCCAGCAGCAGGGGGGGAAAAGGAAGCAAGGCGAGAAGGATGGCAACTTCAACTTCCTGGGTCAAGACGATGACGTCATGACGGGAGGGGACGAGAATCGCAACCAGGTGCGTCCTCGTAACCTGGGCCCGTTGGGCCGCGACCAGCCccaccttccctcctcctccaaccactACGGTCCGGGGCCCCTGTCCCCGCTCTCccgcctgccctgctggagcCCCCTGGAGCCCCTACCTGAGATCGAGAGTGGGGACGATGGGTACGGAAGAGTGCCCCCGGATGGCGCCGAGGAGggcaagatggaggaggagatggggaggatgAGTGATGACGAGAAGGAGAAACAAGAGCTGGGGGGAGGCGTCATGAAACAgggagtggtggtggaggaggaggaggtggaagtgGAGGACCCAGAGGAATGGGGCGACAGCGACTCAGACTTTGAGTTCAGCTACAGGTCCAGCGGCAGCCTGTCCTCTCTCAACGTggagagcggaggagaggggGCCGGCAtgggggggatgggggggtgGGACCGCATCGGTGTGGGGGAGCCCAAGCCTGACCACCACCAGGGAGGCAACCAGGAGACCCCTGCCATCCCAGCAGACCCCCttaccccctcttcgaccaggaAGTGGGACGACAAAATGGAGAGGAAAAGGAGCAGCAAGCCTCTGAGAACGGGGAACAGTCTGCTTGACGGAGGAGCGTTGTCGGACTCAGACACAGACTGCGGCGAGCTGCCTGAGCTGGAGGACGCTGTGTGGACCCTGAGGGACCGCGAGCGCTTCAAGGCCCAGGAGATGGAGAAGCACCAGGTCCAGCTGACTATGTACCGCAGGTTGGCTCTGATCCGCTGGGTCCGCACCCTGCAGGGCCGCGTCCAGGAGCAGCAGAACCGCCTCCAGTCCAGCTTTGATGTCATCCTCGACCACAGGAAGGAGCTGCTGCGCATGGGCGCAGCCACCACTGCAACTGCCACAGCCAGCCAATCGTAG
- the LOC121586384 gene encoding uncharacterized protein LOC121586384 isoform X2: protein MGESQSRSRSESSTRIESRSRSLESQSRRIESLSRRSEFQPRKMLHQDRPVNPQYGGQGGSFSPLRILSNNSQQQGGKRKQGEKDGNFNFLGQDDDVMTGGDENRNQVRPRNLGPLGRDQPHLPSSSNHYGPGPLSPLSRLPCWSPLEPLPEIESGDDGYGRVPPDGAEEGKMEEEMGRMSDDEKEKQELGGGVMKQGVVVEEEEVEVEDPEEWGDSDSDFEFSYRSSGSLSSLNVESGGEGAGMGGMGGWDRIGVGEPKPDHHQGGNQETPAIPADPLTPSSTRKWDDKMERKRSSKPLRTGNSLLDGGALSDSDTDCGELPELEDAVWTLRDRERFKAQEMEKHQVQLTMYRRLALIRWVRTLQGRVQEQQNRLQSSFDVILDHRKELLRMGAATTATATASQS, encoded by the exons ATGGG TGAATCTCAGTCAAGATCAAGAAGTGAATCTTCAACAAGAATTGAGTCTCGGTCAAGAAGCCTTGAATCTCAGTCACGAAGAATTGAATCTCTGTCAAGAAGAAGTGAGTTTCAGCCAAGGAAAATGCTCCACCAGGACCGACCAGTAAACCCCCAGTACGGAGGCCAGGGAGGCAGCTTCTCCCCACTGCGGATCCTCAGCAACAACAGCCAGCAGCAGGGGGGGAAAAGGAAGCAAGGCGAGAAGGATGGCAACTTCAACTTCCTGGGTCAAGACGATGACGTCATGACGGGAGGGGACGAGAATCGCAACCAGGTGCGTCCTCGTAACCTGGGCCCGTTGGGCCGCGACCAGCCccaccttccctcctcctccaaccactACGGTCCGGGGCCCCTGTCCCCGCTCTCccgcctgccctgctggagcCCCCTGGAGCCCCTACCTGAGATCGAGAGTGGGGACGATGGGTACGGAAGAGTGCCCCCGGATGGCGCCGAGGAGggcaagatggaggaggagatggggaggatgAGTGATGACGAGAAGGAGAAACAAGAGCTGGGGGGAGGCGTCATGAAACAgggagtggtggtggaggaggaggaggtggaagtgGAGGACCCAGAGGAATGGGGCGACAGCGACTCAGACTTTGAGTTCAGCTACAGGTCCAGCGGCAGCCTGTCCTCTCTCAACGTggagagcggaggagaggggGCCGGCAtgggggggatgggggggtgGGACCGCATCGGTGTGGGGGAGCCCAAGCCTGACCACCACCAGGGAGGCAACCAGGAGACCCCTGCCATCCCAGCAGACCCCCttaccccctcttcgaccaggaAGTGGGACGACAAAATGGAGAGGAAAAGGAGCAGCAAGCCTCTGAGAACGGGGAACAGTCTGCTTGACGGAGGAGCGTTGTCGGACTCAGACACAGACTGCGGCGAGCTGCCTGAGCTGGAGGACGCTGTGTGGACCCTGAGGGACCGCGAGCGCTTCAAGGCCCAGGAGATGGAGAAGCACCAGGTCCAGCTGACTATGTACCGCAGGTTGGCTCTGATCCGCTGGGTCCGCACCCTGCAGGGCCGCGTCCAGGAGCAGCAGAACCGCCTCCAGTCCAGCTTTGATGTCATCCTCGACCACAGGAAGGAGCTGCTGCGCATGGGCGCAGCCACCACTGCAACTGCCACAGCCAGCCAATCGTAG